The DNA sequence TTTGGGAACAATCAGTACTGATTATTCCGCCAAACACTATCAGGAGATTAGAAGTAGTTTTCCAATGTTACTGGTTATGAAcctaaaacagacaaacaaaaagcaaacctaATCTACCTCCTTAGCTAGAGACTGTAAAATGATAATCACCAAGTTAAATGTTTGCTCCGTTAAGGCAAATATCAGCAATTTGGATAAATTAAGGGGGGGGATTTCCCTTGGAAAGTTTCTAAGAAAAATCTTAATATTGGAATGAGTTTATAAACTATGTACATGTCATGACTGAACTGATAAGTTAGATCCAAAAGAACAAATGACTATTTCTCTTGGGAAAGGATGTGCATTGTTTTAGGTTGAGCTTTTCTATGCTGAAGGTGATGGTGACATAGTTAACAGTAAATTACCCAATTGAAGCTTTTTCAATAGTCACTCTGAAGTGGGTGACATAAGACATATCAGCCTATGGACTTCTGGGAAAAGCTCTAAGGGAAGAATTATTTGGAAAGTTTGGAGGAAGTTCAATCCTTGTTAAAGAGGGAACTGCTTCTGTCCTCTCAGAAGAaccttctccctccctttattCCCTGGCTAGAACCAAgaatgcaaaagccaagatttgtTGGATGTCTGACTTTCCTTTGAAAGTAAGTACTGCCTATGGAAAATGTTATTTCAGGGAgcagagtaagaaaaaaatataagtgtTTTCTCCGACTTCTTTGCTAAGTCTGGTCTCTGCTTATTTTCTCCACTCATTTATGGCAAGCTTGGACTTgtttggaataaaataaatgacaaattaaTGTCAAAGGCATTCCTACTGAATAGTGCAGTCTGAGGACAAATTACACAAAAAAGGTAcaattaggaaaaacaaaatcatttccAAAAATTACGTAGTAACAGACTTCTTCAAAgtcatagtcttttatttttgttcacaaATAATTAGTAACTTTTCCTAAGAACCTTATAAtttcttagggctggagagataatacggTGGGTaaaggcttgccttgcaagcagccgaccagtgttccatcactggcatccaatatggcctcccaagatagccaggagtgattcctgaacttaaatccaggagcaactcctgagcattgccaggtgtgcccccacctcTCTGTAATTTCCAATAGGTGGATTCCTTAATATTAGAAAATCATACAACCTattaccaaaaaaatttttttttctagaaatcactccaggcaggctggagggaccatataggatgtcagagattgacaaacaccctccctactgtactattgctcttgccccaatttaaaacaattcttaacagggctggagagatagtgcagtgcatagatccattgccttgcatgcagtccacccaattttgattcccagcatctatgTGATATCCCTGAGCCAgctaggagctattcctgagtgcagagtcaggataatCTCTGAGCAGCggtcggtgtggccccaaaccaaataaaaaaagagaattcttAACAATCTAGCCAATTAGATCAGGGAtaagcaattttctttttctttttttgtttgtttgtttgttttgtttttgggccacacccggcggtgctcaggggttactcgtggctgtctgctcagaaatagctcctggcaggcacaggggaccatatgggacaccgggattcgaaccaaccacttaggtcctggattggctgcttgcttgcaaggcaaacagcgctgtgctatctctccgggcccagggataAGCAATTTTCGACAAGTCCTGTTACTTGGAGTGGGGTCACATCTAAAGGTATGAGGAGGCTCAAAATATTTCAGGTATCAAAGTGGAGCCCCAGGGTTCAGATCATTTTGGCAGTTTCAGATCAACTTTGGCAGTTCCTTTGTCATCCAACTTCCTTTCCCATTCCTTGACAGCACTTCTGTCTACATCCCTATCCGAAAGGATGAGAAAAGTGGTATCTTTGCTTTCTCAACAGAAAGGGAAAAGCTTTATCTAAAGGAGCATGAATCACGGGGCGAGTTTGGGTTATGTTGGGGGTCAGAGGCAATGGAAAAAATCTTCTATATTTACACTCGCTCTTCaagttctcatttttcttttctttttgtttttgtttttaaatcatggAAACTCCATCCCCACACATTCCAAACAAGATGCTGGTGGTGGGGAGTGAGTCCCCATACCCCCACCTCCTCCCCTCTAATCCATCTCCCCGATGCCACCCGGACGGACTAGGGTCTCGGGCATTCTCGGGGAGCCCGCCCCGTCGGGTCGGTCCCGCAAGAGGGGCGCGCAGGGGTGTGCCCACCTTGCTCGCAGGTGCCCTTGCTGACTTGGGTGATGGCCCGGTCGCCCCGACTCTCGGCGCGCAGGCTGGCGGCGCGCAGCTGGCAACCGCTGGGGTAGGTGACGCCGTCGCTGCCGCACACCGGGTAGCGGCTCTTGCACACGCACACGCCGCTCACCACCGCGCCGCCGGCCGCGGCCGCTGCCCCGGCTTTACCCTTCCGTCTCTTACGGCTCTTCACGCACTCCATGCCCTGCGCGCAgtgcgcccggcccggcccgccgccCCCGCACGGCTCGCCCTCGCCGCGGGCGCACACCGGGCAGCAGCCGCACGCGTCGCGGGTCTCGCCCAGCGGGCATCCGCGCGGGGGCAGGGGCGGGCAGGAGGCCGGCTCGCAGGGCCCGCACGCGTccgaagaggaggaagaggagaggggcagcagcaggagcagcagcagccCGGCGGCCGCGACCAGGAGCAGGGCGCGCGGTGCGTGCGGTGCCATGGCGGGACGCGGCGGCACAGCGGCTCGAGTCGGGGCCCGGGCACGCCGGTTCCTTAAGAAACTCGGAACCACACCCCGGGGCGGCTCTCCCCGCCAGCGCCGCCCCTTCCCGGGACCGGATTCCTGGGGGTGCCccattcccaccccaccccatcccacgcCGCGAGGGGTGCGGCTGTTCCGGGCGCGCGGTGTTCCAGGAGCGACTCCCTGGACTTTTAAGTTCTGAGTGGTCCTCCTCATtcatacccctgaagtttcttgctCTAcaacaatctatttttttttcattttaatatttttttgatatttttttctggccCAGAATCCACAGGGGAATTTTGTGTACCCGTTGGTTGGCCACAGGCCCGGGTATTGGGGTGCAGGCTCCAAAGGAGGTATTAATTGGTGCCAATCTCGGGTTTAGGCCTTTCCTCCTAGTGCTTGCTGGTGCCAAGTCAAGTTTCAAGTGTGAGTCCTGGAGCTGGGTGAGAGGCACGGAGCACCACTGAGACGTGGAACAccccagttttgttttatttatttatttctttgtttatttttaccagCAACCCTTTTTTCCCCGTTTCTCGAAACTTTCTACCGTTCTTCCTCAGTCTTTAGATTTCTCTATAGGATCAACTTCAAAGCCTTTTTTCAGCCTTTTAAAGATATACTTCCTAGATAAGGCATCTAAtctgtttttacattttattgggCCTTCGAAGATCTGATGTTGCTAACCAGAACTAAAGCCGCATCTCAATAGGATTGCTAATTCCATTGTGAATGAGCACTACCACCAGCAGCATAGAAGACATGCCCTCTATTTAGAGATTGTGCTGGAGTGATTATTGTTGTAAAAGTTTTTGAAAGTGGAGGATTGGAAAAAGTAAGCATCCTGCTAAAAAGATAGTATCGGGTTTaaggtttacttatttatttatttttgccttgatGGGGTAAAATTCAGACCCTTTTTGCGTCTGACATATATTCCTGGAGAATTGCCAGATGTCACTCCTGTACACAGAACTAGGAGCAGATcattgtgcccccccccaaaaaaaaaaaaaacacaaaaatacaaagccAAGCACTCTCCAAAAAATTGTATCTGGCCTTTGcgttctaaaaatattaaaaaggcacTTTTAAAGAAAGTCCAAATCTGACATGATCAGTGTCTTAAAAACCGCGAAAAGGAGACTATagagatattacaacaggtaagggtgcttgcaaggcatacggtcaacccaggtttgatcactggcaccttatctggtcccttgaaccctgctttgtgtaattcctgagccaggaataaatgctGAGCAACACTAGATGTAGCCCTCAATACTCCCctcgaaaaattaaaaaaaaaaaaaaaaaaaaaggaaaaccaaatCCCAACCTAAATAATGAGAAAGTTTGTTTTAGCAATACCTAACAatgttcagcagttactcctgtttctgcactcaagaaaaatgtagggaccatttgagatgccaaaaatcaaaccctggacaaccacatgcaagtcaagtaccctacGATAGCTTTAGGCCCATAAGAAGTTTATCGAAAAACTTCTTATGGGTCTATGGGGCCTgcaagatggtgctagaggtaaagtgtctgccttgcaagtgctagccaaggaaggaccgcagttcgatccccaggcgtcccatatggtgtgttccatatggtccccccaagccaggggcaatttctgagtgcttagccaggagtaacccctgagcatcaaatgggtgtggccccaaaaaccaaaataaaaaaaaaagtttttagagGGCTgcatggtggtgcaagtggtaaggcatctgccttgcatgtgctaatctaggttGAACCGCGGTTcagtcccccagtgtcccatatggttcccctgagccaggagtgatttctgagtgtatagccaggagtaagccctgagcgtcaccaggtgtggccaaaatccaaaaaaaaaaaaaaaaaaaaaaagggaattttttttttttttttggtttttgggccacacccggcagtgctcagggttcactcctggctgtctgctcagaaatagctcctggcaggcacgggggaccatatgggacaccgggattcaaaccaaccacctttggtcctggatcggctgcttgcaaggcaaatgccgctgtgctatctctccgggcccaaataaagatatttttaaaaaagaagtttttagAGTATACCTCTAAATATTCTTTGTCCCACAGTATATATATGACCCAGTATAAGTATTACCAAATGGAAACAAATGTAGAGTTCACTTTTATGTTTCCTGtttagctcttttcttttttcttttttttttggggggggggcacacccggtaacgctcagggattactcctggctatgcactcagaagttgctcctggcttgggggaccatatgggactccgggggatcgaactgtggtctgtccaaggctagcgcaggcaaggcaggcaccttacctcttgcgccactgcccggccccctgttTAGCTCTTTTCACTCATGAATTATTTGAGTAAGTTTCATGACCTCTTACAATGATCTGTCAATATTAGGTTGCCCTAAAGACGTCTACTGGAGGCAGACTCCTATGCAAGTAGTTTACCCCAGGGCCCAGGTAGAACCTAGAGTTAAGGGTGGAAGAGGAACTAAGTAGGAAGTATGTGCCCATTGTAACCATTGCCTAATAGTAATTGCCTACTAGGGATTCCTGGCAGGGCTGTTTCTGGAGGTGGTCTTTAGGCTCTAAAGATTttctatgtgtatatgtgtattgtACATATTAATGGCATTTGAATTGCTCAGTCTGTAGTTGCTCCTCTAAGCACTGTACCTACAGCACAGTCTTCTCAAAGCCtgaatcagggggccagagagatagcatggaggtagaatgtttgccttacatgcagaaggacagtggttagaatcctgacatcccatatggtcccctgagcctgccaggagcgatttctgagcatagagccaggagtgacccctgagcgctgccaggtgtgacacaaaacaaaaacaaaaacaacaaaaaaagcttgCATCAGATTCTGTGTCTATAGGGGCAGTAAGATCCCTTTAGGACTCTCTCTGTCCAGAAAGCAGGGTTCTCTTTATGGAATAGGACCCCTGGGCAGTGTGATAGAGCCCATATTGAGGTCTTAGAATTAGGAGAAGGGAGATTCAGAGGAAAGTGAGACAGGAAAATGGGGCcttaagaacaaaaacaaagcttTGACAGTTGCTTCCTTTGGGGGAAAGACATGTTAGTTCTGGGAACAAGATTAACCTGGCTGTGGACTCTGGATGATGCCCTCTGCGAAAAGAATTTtacttcttggttttattttcctgACTAATTGTCCTGCTTAggattttcaacaaaatatgGCACATGAGAGTAGcttttaaatgtgtgtgtgtgtgtgtgtgtgtgtgtgtgtgtgtgtgtgtgtgtgtgtgtgtgtgtgtgtgtgacacctaAACAAGACAGGGATCCTGGAGCCTCATACTTTTCCAATAGGTTCTAAGACtcaatgcaagggcctgaggatgcCATGCTGGGGTCTAATTCATGCTGGGGTCTGGAGACTGCTAAGAGGTCTCCACTTGTGGTGGAGGGTCATGTGGTGCATGGGTTCATATTCAAGTCCCAGTACATGCAAAGTCTACATCCCTGACTTCCAAGTGACCAATTTTAGTTTTGACTTAGAATAAAACTGTTCAGAACTTTCCCCAATAAGGAAGATAGCTATTGGCTTTCatagataatttttattagaCTAAAGAATTTTACTTCTAGTTCTCATTTGctgaatgatttttatcatgaagAGGTTTAAATATTATCAGTGCCTTTTGGAGGCATTTATCAAGGCatgatcaataaaaatattaaaagttttttttctttttttccccttcaccaatgcacttgagaccacttggccctggactccattctctgtctctctctgtctctctctgtctctctgtctctgtctctgtctctgtctctctctctttctctctctatctctctctctctctccctttccctctccctctctctctcttctcaatTTGTAGCAAAGTACAGAAATATGAGGTTAAAAccaagtaattcatgtcccaaggttttatgaaaaaggtgggagcccttatctaaaagatgcaaataaaataaaaaaaaaagtcagaactaaatacataagccaaagtcaactacaataaaatcaagaggcccaaacaaGCTAAACTCCAAATAAACCtattacactggtagaccaggggaCTAAGGGTAGAGGTATGCGATGTAAAGTGGAAACTTtgatggaggaaggtcaacactggcggtgggaatggtcctaattcactggtggaaatggtcctaattcactgaaatccaactatgaaggtctTGTAAtccacaatggtctcaataaaaaaataaaagaagctaagtcaaaactgaaaaaatatttaaaagtttatgcATTTATTAATTTGCTGTGTTGGtttatattaattgatttttgaATAATAAACACATTTGCATTCTGGAATAGATCTCACTTAATCATAATATGTACCTTTGGTAGCGaggtatacattttaatttatttttagtgtcaGGGACTAAagtgagttttatccctggcctgttttttagattttgttgTTTAAAACTTCGTTAAATATTTTTGCATCTTTTTGTAGGGGGCTTTTAAACAGTATTCAGTACTCCTGGAGTCCCCTACTGGTGATTCTCGGACAGCTAGCCATGGTTCTATCTATGTGAAGGTCCAAGATGCAGTGTTCTTAGTTCCTTTGGTGTAGGGAATTAACCTTAACCTGGTCACCTGGGTGATGCTAAGAAACTCCAGGACTACATCTGTACATGCACAGGTCACCATATGATGCCAAGGCCTGAACCTGGATGACCACATGCAAGTCATGAATCTTTGTACActttgtacaatctctctggcactgcatcttttttttttctttttaagtttcttttcttgGATGTCTTTGGTTTTGCTATCAGGGTAGGCCCCTTGGAATTGTCATGGAAATTTCCACCAAAAGCCAGCAAAAAACTAAACAGCATGCCTGGAGAAGTGGGAAAACACCATTCTATTGCTGTTATATTACACTAGTGGACCCAGCAGAATTGTGCTCCAACAGAACTGGGCTCAGAACAAAAGGCATGAATTCTGTTACAGAATATCTGGTGGGAGTTAGGTCATTTGCAGGTACCAAGCTGGAGAGTATAGAAGCAGAAAATTCAAGGCATGTTATTTTAAGAAGCAGGTTCTGGACCATCTAAAGGACATGAACACATTTGGATTATATTCCCAGGTTGCCAAGGTTACAAAGTGAGACTCTGACCATCTCAAGGACATCCTGAATGCATTCTGTGGCTATATCATGTCAGTCAGACTCAGCTACCTCTTGGCAGGTCCTGCTCTCTCGTATTAGATCACTTGAAGTGAATCTGTTTAAAATATAGCCAGGGGT is a window from the Suncus etruscus isolate mSunEtr1 chromosome 16, mSunEtr1.pri.cur, whole genome shotgun sequence genome containing:
- the IGFBP7 gene encoding insulin-like growth factor-binding protein 7, producing MAPHAPRALLLVAAAGLLLLLLLPLSSSSSSDACGPCEPASCPPLPPRGCPLGETRDACGCCPVCARGEGEPCGGGGPGRAHCAQGMECVKSRKRRKGKAGAAAAAGGAVVSGVCVCKSRYPVCGSDGVTYPSGCQLRAASLRAESRGDRAITQVSKGTCEQGPSIATPPKDIWNVTGAQVYLSCEVIGIPTPVLIWNKVKRGTFGVQKTELLPGDRDNLAIQTRGGPEKHEVTGWVLVSPLSKEDAGEYECHASNSQGQASASAKITVVDSIQEIPVKRGDGAKQ